The following DNA comes from Verrucomicrobiota bacterium.
CATTAATGGTCAAAAGATGTGGATAACTAACGGTGGTTTTGCCGATGTTTTTATCGTGTTTGCTAAGATTGATGATGATAAAAACCTATCGGCATTTATAGTCGAGAAAGAATACGGTGGCATCACCATGAATGAGGAAGAGAAAAAGATGGGAATAAAGGGCTCATCTACCCGTCAGATCTTCTTTAATGACTGTAAGGTACCTGCAGAAAACCTTCTTTCTGATCGTGAAAATGGATTCAAAATCGCAGTAAATATCCTTAACATTGGTAGAATTAAACTGGGTGTTGCTGCGGTAGGAGGTTCTAAAAGAATAATTAGTACCGCTGTTAATTATGCTAATGAGCGCAAGCAGTTTGGCACATCAATTTCAACCTTCGGAGCCATCAAGAATAAAATAGCGAGGATGGTCACAATGACTTATGCTTCCGAATCGGCTCATTACAGAGCGGGTCAAAATATTGATGATGCGTATGATGCATTGATCGCAGGTGGAATGGATGAGGCGACGGCCAAATTAAAATCGGTAGAAGAATTTGCGATAGAGTGTGCTATACTTAAGGTTCATGGCTCTGAAGTACTTGACTTCTGCGCTGACGAGGGCGTACAGATCTATGGCGGAATGGGGTTCTCTGCTGAAGGTCCAATGGACAGAGCTTACAGAGATGCCCGTATCAACAGAATTTTTGAAGGCACAAACGAAATTAACCGCATGCTCTGTATCGATATGTTATTGAAAAGAGCAATGAAAGGAAGCATCGACCTTATGTCTCCTGCCATGGCAGTCCAAAAAGAGCTTATGTCTATTCCCGATTTTGGCGCCGGTGATGGAGATGAATTGTTTGCCAAGGAGAAGAAAGCTTTGGTGAACCTTAAGAAGGCCGGTCTGATGGTTGCCGGTGCGGCTGTTCAGAAGTACATGCAGAAGCTTGGCGAAGAGCAAGAGATCTTAATGAATCTGGCCGATATGCTTATTGAGGGATATGTGGCTGAGTCGACACTTTTGAGGGTGGAAAAACTTGTGCGCCAGCAAGGTGAAAGCGCTTTAGGCGTTGAAATAGACATGATGCGCGTATATCTGCATGAAGCTATTGAAAAAGCTGCTTCTGCAGGCAGAGAAGCGATCAACTCTTTTGCCGAGGGTGATGAGCAACGTATGATGTTAATGGGCTTGAAGAGGTTCACTAAGGTAGAGCCAATGAATCTTAAAGATGCAAGAAGACGTATAGCTGACCACGTAATAGCTAAAAACGA
Coding sequences within:
- a CDS encoding acyl-CoA dehydrogenase family protein, producing MSTIVEEKKAIKGGEFLIKETDAQDVFIPEEWSEEQRMIAQTCQDFIEQEINPKLDEIDSMQNPELMPSLLDKSGDLGLLGTSVPEAYEGFGMNFNTSMLVAEVFGGAHSFAVAISAHTGIGTLPILYYGNEDQKKKYLPKLATGEWKAAYCLTEPDSGSDANSGKTKAVLTEDGKHYVINGQKMWITNGGFADVFIVFAKIDDDKNLSAFIVEKEYGGITMNEEEKKMGIKGSSTRQIFFNDCKVPAENLLSDRENGFKIAVNILNIGRIKLGVAAVGGSKRIISTAVNYANERKQFGTSISTFGAIKNKIARMVTMTYASESAHYRAGQNIDDAYDALIAGGMDEATAKLKSVEEFAIECAILKVHGSEVLDFCADEGVQIYGGMGFSAEGPMDRAYRDARINRIFEGTNEINRMLCIDMLLKRAMKGSIDLMSPAMAVQKELMSIPDFGAGDGDELFAKEKKALVNLKKAGLMVAGAAVQKYMQKLGEEQEILMNLADMLIEGYVAESTLLRVEKLVRQQGESALGVEIDMMRVYLHEAIEKAASAGREAINSFAEGDEQRMMLMGLKRFTKVEPMNLKDARRRIADHVIAKNEYPF